In Acaryochloris marina S15, a single genomic region encodes these proteins:
- a CDS encoding GNAT family N-acetyltransferase, whose translation MKLILFEDAVAFCDRTQSHLLHHPAEHNLLLGIQSALLRGSGAFPTPPDLLVVESAGEIQAVGTRTPPYNFVLSKVQDLGALDLMADYFHQASTSLSGVNSFVREAQAFAHVWQTVTGQASTLKMHLRIHQLIQVHPQTDVQGHLRIATKRDRKQLLQWSEAFSLETFGDLEADIERILDLQIKRQDLYVWCDRKIVSMVAGRLSQPGGGRIGPVYTPPECRQRGYATACVSAVSRMLLDRGAQRCCLFTDITNPTSNHIYQTIGYKPVCDWHDYRFA comes from the coding sequence ATGAAATTAATTCTGTTTGAAGACGCTGTAGCATTTTGCGATCGCACCCAGTCTCACCTCTTGCATCATCCTGCAGAACATAATCTGCTGCTTGGTATTCAGAGTGCTTTACTTCGGGGCTCAGGCGCTTTCCCCACTCCTCCTGATTTGCTGGTCGTTGAGTCGGCGGGGGAGATTCAGGCCGTGGGTACTCGAACTCCTCCTTATAATTTTGTGCTGTCGAAGGTCCAGGATTTAGGCGCTTTAGATCTGATGGCAGACTACTTCCACCAGGCTTCGACCTCTTTATCCGGGGTCAATAGCTTTGTGAGGGAGGCTCAAGCCTTTGCTCATGTCTGGCAAACCGTGACTGGACAAGCGAGCACCTTAAAAATGCACCTGCGGATTCACCAGTTGATCCAAGTGCACCCCCAAACAGATGTCCAGGGCCATTTGCGGATAGCGACGAAGCGAGATCGCAAACAGCTGCTGCAATGGTCAGAGGCGTTTTCTCTAGAGACCTTTGGGGATCTGGAAGCGGATATTGAACGCATTCTAGACCTGCAGATCAAGCGTCAGGATCTGTATGTTTGGTGCGATCGCAAGATTGTCTCGATGGTGGCTGGACGCCTGTCTCAACCCGGAGGTGGCCGTATCGGTCCCGTCTATACTCCTCCAGAATGTCGGCAGCGGGGGTATGCGACGGCCTGTGTGTCTGCAGTGAGCCGGATGCTGTTGGATCGAGGGGCTCAGCGCTGTTGCCTATTTACCGATATCACCAATCCCACATCTAACCATATCTATCAAACCATTGGCTATAAACCCGTTTGTGATTGGCATGACTATCGGTTTGCCTAA
- a CDS encoding Fur family transcriptional regulator produces MQQQADKIIQTLKSKGVRVTPQRFAVYADLLARSDHPTAEQISSHFNQDVPTSSQATIYKTLQALRDVGLVREVLLEEGVCRYDANIDPHHHFRCQSCSEVEDIAWEQFQTPNFQGLRPGLQVNHYELTLHGYCDRCQSA; encoded by the coding sequence ATGCAACAACAGGCAGATAAAATTATCCAAACCCTGAAGTCGAAAGGGGTAAGAGTAACCCCCCAACGCTTTGCCGTCTATGCCGATTTACTAGCGCGGTCTGACCATCCGACTGCAGAGCAAATTTCGAGCCATTTTAACCAAGATGTACCGACCTCGTCTCAGGCCACGATCTATAAAACACTTCAGGCCCTTAGAGATGTGGGACTAGTGCGGGAGGTCCTCTTGGAGGAAGGCGTCTGTCGTTATGATGCCAATATTGATCCCCACCACCATTTTCGCTGCCAGTCTTGCAGTGAGGTTGAGGATATTGCCTGGGAACAGTTCCAAACACCCAATTTTCAGGGATTACGCCCAGGACTTCAGGTGAATCACTATGAGCTGACCTTGCATGGATATTGCGATCGCTGCCAATCTGCATAG